The Rosa chinensis cultivar Old Blush chromosome 7, RchiOBHm-V2, whole genome shotgun sequence DNA segment GTTGAAGTGAAGTattgaattttatttgtttaatcaaATAATTTATAATTACAGTGAAAGTAAATATATGATAGAATTGAAGAAATTTGCATCGCTACAATTAGTATTATCGTATGAATACACCAAATTTCCATGAAAAAACGAAAGAACATTAACCTAAATGAGAGTGTTaaagagaatgaaaaaattgggagaaattgagagaaattaaTTTAGAGAGAAAGATTGGTGAGATCGTcccatacaaaaaaaaaatgttgaaagaAACCTCTATGATCAATGATCCCAAGTTCCCAACACATCATTTTAAATTGCATAAAGATTATACATTCGAAACATTTGAGCAATTCATGCATTTATGAACGAGTGGTTTCTCTAGCCTTTAGGTATCTGGATTACTTTCTGAAGTAGCAACTCCAGCTTCTGATTCTGTGGAGGCATGTTGTGGATTCTGTGAATCTGAcaccaaaaataaacaatattaCAAAGATTTACACAAGCATATACGTAAGCAGTAGCAGTTTAGATAAAGTTTAGCAATAGAACCTAAACCTAAACCACCTAAAAATATTTTGGTATCACAAGCACTACACAGATATCAAAATCAACTAAGCTTAGGGCTGTCCATAATTCCACCATTATATGTAATGCATACCCAATCCAATGAGACAGAGTCCGACACACCAATTTGTACTTATGTCCTTTGAAATGGTAGGGTTATCATGAACTTATGACCATAAGAAAAATGACTAAAAATATCCAGCCTTGACCACTCAATCACAGGTCCACAGCTATATAAGGTTGAAAAAagagtaatttttttcttctggtcagtaattttttttttttttccaaatttaaTATGCATTTTAGAATTTTCAAGTATCTCAGAACTCATGGCTCATGATCACAAAGCGAAATAGTTATATTAATAGGAGTGGTGAAAGGGGTGGGCAAAAGAACCCAAGAAAAATGTGAGCCGGACTGAACTAGACCAAACCGGCTGATTTGATCCCGGTTATCATTGATGGATCAAAATTATTGTGTGCTCCTAAACCAGACCCTGGGGTTGAAGTCTTGaaaacttgtttatatataaagCTATTGGAAtgttaattatattttttaCTTATATTTATCTTTAGTTTGGAAACCAACCTACCCCCCACCTCGATCTTAATATCCTAGGGCTCATCATTGGCAGTATCTACCAATGCATGCAATATGTCCTGGACCTCTCTCTTTAATTATATATACGACCACTTGACTGCATGATCTtcagaaatgaaaactaaatttGTGATACTGATGAGCCACATGCGCTCACTCACTACTGTTCGTTTACACTCTGCTGCTGCTTCTCTGTCACTCATGACTTCCCATTGACCCTTATTTGGGTCATCACACAGCTCACTCACATGGGTTGGCTTTGCCCTTGTTGCCCCACTAGGTCCGTATTAGACAAATCCCTAGGAAACATAAATATCTTTGAATTTATATGGTTCAATTCCAAGTGTTTCCTTTCATCATTCACCAACTCTTTCTATCTGGCATAAAAATAACAAATGATAGTTTTCCCTTAAACAGTTTCGTATGTTATGTTATTCTTAAAGAGAAATGAAAACGAGAGAGATTAAGGTAGCTAGTTACCGGAAGGAGAGGTGAGAGGAGGACGCCTTAATGTGGGGGGTTGTTGTAGGATTGGAGGAGGATAAGAGGAGAAGGAGGCATCCATCTGCTGCGTAGGATAGTAGACATAGGAAGGTGCAGCGGGCATACGTTGCGCCTGGGGAACCGCAGAAAATGAGCCCCTTGGAGATTGAAAAGAGTAGCCTTGATGATAGTAGTATGGAGCTCCCATTGTTGAAGGTGATGATGCTCCATAGTGTTGTTGGTGGTAGTACTGGGGCTGTTGATGAACTACTTGTTGGTTGTACATAGCAGCTTGCTGCAAACCATATATTCAACAATAATGTGAGCCAATTGTTTGCCGTGCTTGTATTATTGCATATGCATgcatatgagagagagagagagagagagagagagactaacTTGATGGTATCCATAATCAGGACTGTAGGTTGGGTAACTGCgattcagtaaaaaaaaaagaaactcatGAGTAAAgatcagaaaagaaaacaattactCGGCACAAAACTGATATTAAATACATACAAAATTATTTAAGGTAAAGAACTCGAAGAGTATTTTCACTAGTTGGAAAATCAGGTAACATGATAAATCTATGTTAATGCTACCATTTCTTATGGGGATAGGAAGCACTTTAATGATAGTAATGGAGGGTAGTAGTGTGGGTTCAtcatctaagattggggatctATATTTCAGCTCAACCGTTAGCACATGTACATATAATGACTGATTAGTAGGTAAAAGTGAGTGATTAATAAAACTGATCCAGCCAACTATGGCTCCCATGACATATTACACTCGAAAAAGATTGGATCTTCGACCTATTATAATCCTaaattattttctcttctttttcaccaCTGTACCTCTATGTCATCATCAACATTGTCGTTTCGTTCATCTTTTTGTTTCGTTTCAATAGAATTCACTCTTTATTGGTTGATTAATAAGTAACAGAACAGATGCATAATAGCAAAAACATAGATAAGTACTATAGGATGGTACTAGAGTCTGATATGTGCACATTAAGTAACTGATAAAGGACCACCATGACTATGACATTGCATAACCCTTCTTACCCTCTTTTTTCTATCTAAAAGTCAACACAGTtttccaaacaaacaaaaaaaaaactgagaaaaATTTCAACACAAAAAAATACACAATTTTATAACTATAATCAAATGCGTTGTGTTTTTGTTGCTAAACCCTAGTACAAGACATGCATAAAAACTCAGTAGGTCCAATGGTTATGCACATTAGGAGAACATGGGTTGCCACTTCCATTGCTAAGGTCAAATTTTATATGATACTGTACTCTCTATTTTCAGggacaaaaaaaacaaatatttgctATTTACAGGTTGATACCAACTGTACCCAGGAAATATTCAATGAAACATAAAAAACGACACCACGTCTATCTACTCCACTTTTTTAATTCACTGCATGGACCATTTATCTTCTAACCccccaaaaaacaaaatgtaACAGTGCTTACCTGTAAGGTGGATATATAATCGGAGCCGGTGCTTGTGGCAGCGGTGGCGGTAATGGCGGCACTCCACCGTAGGGTGGTGCAGCCTGTGGTGCATTTCCCTGATATGGGCTTGTACCTTGACTTCTTCCTATAGGAAACATCAAAATCCGCATTTACTTTATCATCAATTTTGTataccaaaaaagaaatttccccaaatttGTTCATTTCAAATCTAAAATTTAATTGGCCTTAATGCTATTTCGATTGCGCTGAATGCATTTTCGACATTCACATTGCGGACGTCCACTCCTGCTCCAatctgtatatatgtatatatccaGATGGTGAAAATATGCAAAATGTACCTCTAGGGGGTGAAGGTCTAGGCCTTCCCAACGAAGCAATATTACAGTTTGCTCTTCTTCCGTCGATCACGGGGTTCGGATTAGCACAAGCCCTCCTCGCCGATTCAGCATCACGAAAAGTCACCTGTATTAATCAGAACCCAAATTCAGAAAAAGGGTCAAAACAAACCCATATTCAGAAAAAATTTGTTGTAGGTGATCAAACACTTACAAATCCATATCCTTTAGATTTTCCTGTATTCTTATCAGCAATAATCACAGCTTCAAGAATCTCTCCGAACTGCTCGAAATACCTTCGCATTTCCTCGGTCGGTGTCTCCCATGCTAATCCTCCAACAAACACTTTAGTAAAAGTTGTGTCTCCGAATTGTGATCGGTAATGTGGGTGAGCCATGGCAagaaaaacatcaaaatcacAAGTGGGTATGTCTTGTTTCGAACGAACTAGTCTTGGGTGTAATGCAATACTCATAAGATAGCTGACAGGGACTCGATCACCAAGCAGATTGATCTTTGCTTCCACCTCATGATGTTGGTCTTCCCTGGTTGGTCTGGCTCTATATGAGCCTCCATTTCattgaaggaggaggaggtggtgggaTTAGTTTAAAACTGTTGTTGTTGGTCTCGTTGGGACTTCTGTCAAATAGTTGATGGGCAGTTTGAAACAGAGAGGAGGAGTTGGTTAAATTGattgattgagagagagaatcaGAGACACACTCACATAataagagagaaagaaagcatCCGACAGGTGCAAACGCTTATTTGCTGGCTATGAAGAAGAGGGCAGAGTTGGCTTCTGCTTTGTAATACCGAATGACAGCTGCGTGACTCAACGCACTTGAAAGTATGTcctccctgtctctgcattaatAAACCCTCCCACCTTCCAATGAAACAATAATCCCCATTTTAATTCTCTCAATTTGCTTCCTCTTTGTGTTCTTCTCCACTTTTATTagctttaatttcctttcataTTTTCAACTTCTTAGTTTTAATTGTTCACCCTCTTACGAAACTAATAAAATACACGCTTCTTACGGGTATTCTCGTTTTACATGTGAAGAAACAGATAATACAAATAATTTACATAACTACGAGTACACTGTGTAAAGAAGCATCAAAAGTGATAAATATAGAGGAGGGCCAATGAGAGCTCTTATCTATATGGTTAAGTATGAGTTAAAATCAAAACTTTAAATCTCATGGACACTGCTTTCATGAACATCCTCGTTCTGCATGTGAGGAGACAGATAAATACAGATCTAGTTACAAACATTCCGTTTTATTTTCAGCAGACCACTATCTACACCGTGTAGAGAAACGTAAGAAGTAATTAATCTACAAATGGTCAATCGTTTTGAAATTAACACCACTAGAGGCCTCTTATCTACTTAACCAAATGGTAAGTAAAagtcaaaatcaaaactttcatGAGCAAAAAGAAAACTTTAAATATCAGACACGCATTTCATGTGTATCATCGGTTCATCACTCTACAAGTGAACATAGAAacaaatatacacacacaaaaataaaaataaaaacaaatacacACAATTCAAGTAAATACAACTGCACAGTATGAAGAAACATGAAAAGTGAGACAGGATGGTTAATGGTTTTGaaataggcctcatcaaaaagcccgcggatcaagtgggccgatggaggcccgcctaccctgagggcttttagcccggcccggcccgtcaaaaaacccgcaaaagccctcctcggtgggccgagggccggcccgctaaaagcccgcaaaaaccaggcccggcccgtaggcccggcccgtaaaagcccgtaaaatattttatatatatatatatatatatctgtgtgtgtgtgtagatatgtgtgtgtgtgtttataaatatatatatacacacactcacacatagatatatatttgtgtgtgtgtttatatatatatatatgtgtgtgtgtgtgtgtgtgtgtgttatatatatatagaaaagatatatatgcattaccgcataataaatatatatatagatatatattatatgtgtgtgtgtttatatatatgtatatatatttatatatgtgtgtgtgtgtgtgtttatatatatatatatatatatatatatatatataattatatatatatatatatgtgtgtgtgtgtttatatatatatgtgtgtgtgtgtgtggaagttcttatacttctattattctatataaaatatgtgcatatatatatattctacatatcggttgaccaattcgatcggattcgaaaatatggtgaaattggctaaattttgtaccacacccataatttattgtaataaactcatccaacggtcggtttttccattttctttgaattgatatgggttgctctttggagtatatgatatataaatataggtttataagagtaactaagtttgacctagttgatcgaattcgaaacgataatcaaattggctgaattttctacaaccaccataaaacattacaatctctcaatcgagcggttggtttctctgaattcattttccacttcatgattgctttagaatgaacctaaacaatttaaatacaatgaatatgtcatacaactttaggaggaaaattggtatagaccaatgtgtttgcaattaaaattttttttatttattttatgtccacgcacatccattgatggaatatatacaaacgtgatgtgaaaaaataagcacgtttcgaggttgtcacggcatcggtcaaccaataaaacatataagtgtctacggttgactaatccgatcggattcgaaaatatggcgaaattggctaaattttttaccacactcataatttattgtaataaactcatccaatggtcggtttttccattttctttgaattgatatgggttgctctttggagtatatgatatataaatataggtttataagagtaactaagtttgacctagttgatcaaattcgaaacgataaccaaattggctggattttctacaaccaccataaaacattacaatctctcaatcaagcggttggtttctctgaattcattttccacttcatgattgctttagaatgaactaaacaatttaaatacaatgaatatgccatacaactttaggaggaaaattggtatagaccaatgtgtttgtaattaaaattaattttttttatcttatgtccacgcacatccattgatggaatatatacaaacgtgatgtgaaaaaataagcacgtttcgaggttgtcacggcatcggtcaaccaataaagcatataagtgtctacggttgactaatctgatcggattcgaaaatatggtgaaattggctaaattttttaccacactcataatttattgtaataaactcatccaacggtcggttttttcattttctttgaattgataggggttgctctttggagtgtatgatatataaatataggtttataagagtaactaagtttgacctagttgatcgaattcgaaacgataaccaaattggctggattttctacaaccaccataaaacattacaatctctcaatcgagcggttggtttctctgaattcattttccacttcatgattgctttagaatgaacctaaacaatttaaatacaatgaatatgtcatacaactttaggagaaaaattggtatagaccaatgtgtttgtaattaaaattaatttttttttatcttatgtccacgcacatccattgatggaatatatacaaacgtgatgtgaaaaaataagcacgtttctaggttgtcacggcatcggtcaaccaataaaacatataagtgtctacggttgactaatccgatcggattcgaaaatatggtgaaattggctaaattttttaccacactaataatttattgtaataaactcatacaacggtcggtttttccattttctttgaattgatatgggttgctctttggagtatatgatatataaatataggtttataagagtaactaagtttgacctagttgatcgaattcgaaacgataaccaaattggctggattttctacaaccaccataaaacattacaatctctcaatcgagcggttggtttctctgaattcattttccacttcatgattgctttagaatgaacctaaacaatttaaatacaatgaatatgtcatacaactttaggaggaaaattggtatagaccaatgtgtttgtaattaaaattatttttttttatcttatgtccacgcacatccattgatggaatatatacaaatgtgatgtgaaaaaataagcacgtttcgaggttgtcacggcatcggtcaaccaataaagcatataagtgtctacggttgactaatccgatcggattcgaaaatatggtgaaattggctaaattttttaccacactcataatttattgtaataaactcatccaacggtcggttttttcattttctttgaattgataggggttgctctttggagtgtatgatatataaatatagatttataaaaaattagtgtctttaaaaatttatttatcaataaattagtatctatatataaatatagatttttttgggtacaatctAGTTATATAGATATGTTATCTTTCGTTGTATTTGAttattatccattgaatttccaaagcttgattaaaaaaaaaaaaacttgtgtctataaatatttatttataaataaagcccgcaaggcccggcccaaaaaagcccgcaaggccaagcccggcccggcccgaaaaagcccgcaaggcccgctttatatggacgggcttggatcttttaatttttaataaagcccggcccggcccggcccgcaattatttaaaaatatagcaaggcccggcccggcccggcccaagcccgctatgaatgggccgggcccggcccgttgacgacccctatttTGAAATAAATACCACCCGAGAGCTCTTGTCTACCCAAATGATTAAGTACGAGCTATCATAGACACGTCTCTCATGTCTATCCTCATTCTACATGTGAAGAGAGAAAAATACAAACAATTTAGGTAACTATATCTGCACCGTGTAAAGaattaagaaaaaataataaatatagaGTAAGGTCAATGGTTATGAAATTACATCACTATAGCATCTTTGGCAATACTAgcaatttttgagtcaaatttaaagtcattttagctagtcactttagaaatacgtctgcatcagtactcgctattttagttagtttttaatttatattattttttaaatgaagattaaatagtttaaatgtatttataaattacataaaataactcaaaataaaagttttAAATTATAAAGAGCCTCATCTTGCTTTTTATATTTAAGAGCGAGATAGCCAAAAATTATAATGGATAGTCACTtaagagtctggtgcagctactaaaataaataaaaaaccaaacatgctctccaaaataactaaagagccaaaataaaaaagtctgctaaagatgctcctATAAAGCTCTTATCTATTTAGCCCAAATACTCGAGTAAAAGACTAAATGTTATAACTATAATCTTAAACATCATAAGGACGCCTCCTATGTGTATTATCTCCATACACATGAAGTGATATGTATAAAATACGCACACAATTTAAACTTTTGCAAGCACACTTATTAGTCGATTAGTACAAGCAGGTAGGGTTCTTCCGCACAAAATTGTCCCAAATTAACTACTCAAAAGTTCGAAAAACACTAAATTATGCTACTGGATAGAactaaaaatgaattaattacctCACTTAGACTTTAGCAATACAATATTAACCCAATAAGGTACACAGACATAAATTTGGAGGATGGGGATCCATACGacataattaaaagaaaacattaGGCAGCAACTTAatgaaaacataaaaacttacTAAAAATTCAATTTCAGCTTTGATTTTGAAAACTATGATGTTAAGGGATCTAAAGGAATGCTTTCACCACCAAACACATACACAAATATATAAAGATTTTGACTATAGTTCCCGAGTTCAAAACAAAATTATCCAAGTTAAACTTCATTTGATCTAATTTAACCTATTACTTTTAGTAATCAGGTGAGTTGGCATTCTCTACTTGATCTATTCTCTAATTTTCAACTTAGAGTGGACGTTATTTTAGATTTAACAAATAGAAATCATGAAGATCGAAAAGAGTTTTCAATACTTCTAGATCTTTTTATATAGGTACGGGTCACGGGTCACGGGTCACGTGTCACTAAACTATGTCTTGttttatatataattgtatGATTCATGATGGGTTATTTCTAATCCAACTGTTTTCCTTGTCCCAAATTAAGAGTTGTATAGGtgttttagaaattttttttttataggctTTCAATAAATGAATAGGGCAGTTCTTTAATACACTTTACTTGCTAGTGATTTTCTCTTCGGTTAGGCTGAAAAAGCATGGCAGTATGTTACTTCGGAACTCTGATATATGTATTGTCCTAACAGTGACTCGGTGCAATCGTGTGAATGTATAAATATTCAGTCCCCCGTAGAAAACACGAATAGCTCTttgaaccaaaataaaaaatataaaataccaTAACCATTATATGTATTGTCATAACAGTGACTCGGTGCAATCGTGCGAATGTATTAATATTCATTCCCCCGTAGAAAACACGAATAGCTCTTTGaaccaaaatataaaatataaaataccaTAACCGTTTGCATACAATTGATCCACGATGTGGGTATCAGATGCCCCCAACAACTGTACTACTCATTGTGGGTCTGCTAGCTAGGCCATTATAGATGGACCATTCGATCATCATCGAGTTGCCACTTTGAATAGACCAATTATTAACTGGATGGGATGCCCATTGCTTAATCTACTGTATTGGATAATCAGAACTACAAGAAAGGAAGGTGATCAAACAGTGATTTACTGTctgccaaaaaaataaaaataaaaaccagtgATTTGCTGACAAGAGCACTACCTAGTAATGAGTTTTTAGCAGGAAGCTAATCTTTTTCTCTGTCTAATTTTGTCAAAGCAAATTAAGGACCACAAATCTTGGTGTTTGGAAACTTGACAAAGTGGGTTATATAGCAATATGTTATTGTGCATTTCTGCTTCATGTTACTTGGCTGCTTATGGTCAAAGAACAGCTAATTTCGACCAGCTTATGAAGAGTGGATCTTTTTCTCAAATATTCTATGCAACTGCCTCTAATT contains these protein-coding regions:
- the LOC112179714 gene encoding RNA-binding protein 38, which translates into the protein MSIALHPRLVRSKQDIPTCDFDVFLAMAHPHYRSQFGDTTFTKVFVGGLAWETPTEEMRRYFEQFGEILEAVIIADKNTGKSKGYGFVTFRDAESARRACANPNPVIDGRRANCNIASLGRPRPSPPRGRSQGTSPYQGNAPQAAPPYGGVPPLPPPLPQAPAPIIYPPYSYPTYSPDYGYHQQAAMYNQQVVHQQPQYYHQQHYGASSPSTMGAPYYYHQGYSFQSPRGSFSAVPQAQRMPAAPSYVYYPTQQMDASFSSYPPPILQQPPTLRRPPLTSPSDSQNPQHASTESEAGVATSESNPDT